The following proteins are encoded in a genomic region of Dysgonomonas mossii:
- a CDS encoding OstA-like protein translates to MISPHVDVDILQVPQKPQSQQKPQQAKGKQKVIDIVFSKELFTRAGSDVKILKDSVIFFHDGAYLYCDSAYYDEKMNSFNAFSNVRMEQGDTLFLYGNYMHYDGNTRVVMFRENVRLEHGSGTLFTDSLNYDRMMNIGYYFDGGMLVDSLNELTSYWGQYEPALKLATFKDSVILVNNKFKLYSDRLKYNTDTKIATIYTPTKIVSDSGIIYSSKGWYNTATEESLLLDQSTIVNKQGNRILRGDSISYHKAKGYGEVFGNMFLQDTTKKVILRGHYGFYNELTDYALATDSAYCIEYSQGDTLYIHADTLKLIAIVDSIKPTNQKIQKHTKVAADSLHSDSIGKLHSDSLHTQSVNISSSLEPLPSALPPAKKEEPKVTTYREIKAYYGVRFYRSDMQGVCDSLQFNSRDSILHMYKDPVLWNTNRQLYGDTIDIYMNDSTIDHMHVKRYSFSIEQKDSLHYNQLKSRSMKLFFQNKQLERVLAEGNVETISYPEEKNKELSGILNWLESSYLQIFMKDGAFEKLVTWPKSVGKTTPFDLITPEQLRLTDFYWYDYLRPLDKDDIFRKVSRKASDVKPQRSKTSVFNREE, encoded by the coding sequence ATGATTTCTCCACATGTGGATGTGGATATCCTTCAGGTGCCTCAAAAGCCTCAGAGTCAGCAAAAACCTCAACAGGCAAAAGGAAAGCAGAAAGTAATAGACATTGTATTTAGCAAGGAGCTCTTTACCCGAGCGGGTTCAGATGTTAAGATATTGAAAGATAGTGTTATATTCTTTCACGATGGGGCGTATCTGTATTGCGATAGTGCCTACTATGACGAAAAGATGAACTCTTTTAATGCATTTAGTAACGTACGGATGGAACAGGGCGATACCCTATTTCTCTACGGCAACTATATGCATTATGATGGAAATACAAGAGTTGTAATGTTCAGAGAGAATGTACGCCTCGAACATGGTAGTGGAACACTGTTTACCGACAGTTTAAACTATGACCGTATGATGAATATTGGTTATTACTTTGATGGAGGTATGCTCGTCGATTCGTTGAATGAACTTACGTCCTACTGGGGGCAATATGAGCCTGCACTCAAGCTGGCAACATTCAAGGATAGCGTGATTCTTGTGAACAATAAGTTTAAGTTATACTCCGATCGTCTCAAATATAATACGGATACTAAGATTGCAACAATCTATACTCCTACCAAAATTGTTTCCGACAGTGGCATTATTTATTCCAGCAAAGGGTGGTACAATACTGCAACTGAGGAGTCCCTCTTGTTGGATCAATCCACGATTGTAAACAAGCAGGGTAATCGTATATTGAGAGGAGATTCCATCTCGTACCATAAGGCAAAAGGATATGGCGAGGTATTTGGCAATATGTTTTTGCAAGATACGACTAAGAAAGTTATCCTAAGAGGTCATTACGGTTTCTATAATGAATTGACAGACTATGCGCTGGCTACCGATTCGGCTTACTGTATCGAGTATTCGCAAGGCGATACACTATATATCCATGCCGATACTCTTAAGCTGATTGCAATAGTAGATAGCATCAAGCCCACTAATCAGAAGATACAAAAGCATACTAAAGTCGCTGCGGATTCCTTACATAGCGATTCTATAGGTAAGCTTCATTCCGATTCCTTACATACTCAGTCGGTAAATATATCTTCTTCGCTCGAACCTTTGCCGTCTGCATTACCTCCTGCGAAAAAGGAAGAACCTAAAGTGACTACTTACCGAGAGATAAAAGCATATTACGGAGTGCGTTTTTATAGGTCCGACATGCAGGGCGTTTGTGACTCTTTACAGTTCAACTCAAGAGATTCTATACTCCATATGTATAAAGATCCTGTACTGTGGAATACAAACAGGCAGTTGTATGGCGATACGATAGACATTTATATGAATGATAGTACAATCGATCATATGCATGTCAAACGATATAGTTTCTCGATAGAGCAGAAAGACTCGCTACATTACAATCAATTGAAATCGCGTTCTATGAAGCTTTTCTTCCAGAATAAACAGTTGGAAAGAGTATTGGCAGAAGGAAATGTGGAGACAATATCATATCCCGAAGAGAAAAATAAGGAACTGTCAGGTATTCTCAATTGGCTTGAAAGCAGTTATCTACAGATATTCATGAAGGACGGTGCATTCGAGAAGCTTGTCACCTGGCCAAAATCTGTAGGGAAAACAACACCTTTCGACCTGATTACTCCCGAACAATTGCGTTTAACAGACTTCTATTGGTACGATTATTTACGACCTTTAGATAAAGATGATATATTCAGGAAAGTTTCTCGTAAAGCATCAGATGTAAAACCTCAACGGAGTAAAACCTCTGTCTTTAATCGGGAAGAATAA
- the mutL gene encoding DNA mismatch repair endonuclease MutL, whose product MSDIIHLLPDSIANQIAAGEVIQRPSSVVKELVENAIDAGADSIQLIIKDAGRTLIQVIDNGKGMSATDARMAFERHATSKIRKADDLFDLHTMGFRGEALPSIAAISHVEVKTRRAEDELGTLLQIAGSRVESQEPVACPVGSNFSVKNIFYNVPARRKFLKSNDTERRNILTELERIVLVNPSIEFTFIDNDVEVLKFPAGGLRQRIVNVVGKNFNQQLISIDIDTSLAKITGFIGKPESARKARAQQFFFVNNRYMRHAYFNKAVQSAFDPLILNGEYPNYFIYFQVDPSTIDVNIHPTKTEIKFENEQPIWQILTAAIKEALGKFNEVPTIDFDTEGAIDIPIHDPSKNISQPRVNVDPSYNPFKSPARTNYQRPKFDLDQLYKGFESDKNTVDFSTEVAPDVDIFSQQQTGDSEKIVPEMVVHYQYKNRYILTSVKSGLMLIDQHRAHIRILFDQFLSQIEHKRGISQRALFPEIIELSPSEAAMMPYLTDDLEAVGFDLGHLGNNSYAINGTPAEITNIDSVQLVHNMINKSIESGSDVKEEIREALALSMAYAASIPYGHTLSTEEMNKIVDQLFASSAYKHTPDGKTIISMLEDDAIEKMFK is encoded by the coding sequence ATGAGTGATATAATACATCTTTTACCCGATTCTATAGCCAATCAAATCGCGGCAGGAGAGGTTATTCAACGGCCTTCGTCAGTGGTGAAGGAATTGGTTGAAAATGCCATCGATGCCGGTGCAGACAGTATACAGCTTATCATTAAGGATGCCGGCCGTACACTGATTCAGGTGATAGATAACGGAAAAGGAATGTCGGCAACAGATGCCCGTATGGCCTTTGAACGGCATGCTACATCTAAGATAAGAAAAGCGGATGATTTGTTTGATCTTCACACCATGGGGTTCAGGGGTGAGGCTTTGCCCTCTATTGCCGCTATCTCGCATGTGGAAGTTAAAACGAGAAGGGCTGAAGATGAGCTCGGTACTTTGCTGCAAATAGCAGGGTCGAGAGTCGAAAGTCAGGAGCCTGTGGCTTGTCCCGTAGGGAGTAATTTCTCTGTAAAGAACATATTCTATAATGTTCCTGCCCGTCGTAAATTCTTGAAATCGAACGATACTGAACGTAGAAATATTCTTACCGAACTGGAGCGTATTGTTCTGGTAAATCCTTCTATCGAATTTACTTTTATAGATAATGATGTAGAAGTCTTAAAATTCCCGGCTGGAGGTTTACGGCAGCGTATCGTTAATGTCGTAGGTAAGAACTTCAATCAGCAGCTTATCTCTATTGATATAGATACTTCTCTGGCTAAGATAACCGGCTTTATAGGTAAGCCCGAATCGGCACGAAAAGCCAGAGCCCAGCAGTTCTTTTTTGTGAATAACAGGTATATGCGTCATGCATATTTTAATAAGGCTGTACAGTCTGCATTCGACCCGTTGATTCTGAACGGCGAGTATCCAAACTATTTTATTTATTTTCAAGTTGATCCCTCTACTATCGATGTAAATATACATCCGACAAAGACAGAGATAAAGTTTGAAAATGAACAGCCTATCTGGCAAATTCTTACTGCAGCCATCAAGGAGGCATTGGGTAAGTTTAATGAAGTGCCTACAATCGATTTTGATACCGAAGGAGCTATAGATATACCGATACACGATCCTTCAAAAAATATATCCCAGCCTCGTGTAAATGTAGATCCGTCATATAATCCATTCAAGTCGCCTGCAAGGACAAACTATCAGCGTCCAAAGTTCGATTTGGATCAGTTATACAAAGGATTTGAAAGTGATAAAAATACTGTCGATTTTTCTACAGAGGTTGCCCCCGATGTTGATATTTTTAGTCAGCAACAAACAGGCGATTCTGAAAAGATAGTTCCCGAAATGGTGGTACATTATCAATACAAGAACCGCTATATCCTTACCTCCGTTAAATCGGGGCTAATGCTTATCGATCAGCATCGTGCTCATATTCGTATATTGTTCGATCAGTTTTTATCTCAGATAGAGCATAAAAGAGGTATCTCACAACGTGCACTATTCCCCGAGATTATCGAGCTGTCTCCATCAGAGGCTGCTATGATGCCTTATCTGACAGACGATCTTGAGGCCGTAGGTTTCGATCTGGGTCATTTAGGGAATAATTCTTATGCTATAAATGGTACACCTGCCGAAATAACTAATATAGACTCTGTACAGCTTGTGCACAACATGATAAATAAGAGTATAGAGAGCGGTAGCGATGTAAAAGAGGAAATACGAGAGGCACTAGCACTTTCGATGGCTTATGCTGCATCAATCCCTTATGGGCATACGTTGTCTACAGAGGAGATGAATAAGATTGTCGATCAGCTTTTTGCTTCCTCTGCATATAAACATACTCCTGACGGAAAAACAATTATCTCTATGCTCGAAGATGATGCGATAGAGAAAATGTTCAAGTAA
- a CDS encoding YiiX family permuted papain-like enzyme, with protein sequence MRKAKIISLIFSIFFILGLCAYYFYPSTTVSTDKAKATREEQIEDGDIIFQTSLSAQSEAIQQATNSKYSHCGIIYKNNGRFYVYEAAETVKLTPLDEWVAKGKDGHYVIKRLRIANQILTFNTLKKMKEEGAKLLGKSYDSAFDWSDEKIYCSELVWKIYKRGAEVEVGKLQYLRDFDLTGEEVQQKLKERYGDKIPKDEVVISPASIFNSSMLETVISHTL encoded by the coding sequence ATGAGAAAGGCGAAAATTATCTCTCTCATCTTTAGTATCTTTTTTATTTTAGGGCTATGTGCCTACTACTTTTATCCATCAACGACAGTCTCTACCGATAAGGCTAAGGCTACTCGGGAAGAACAGATAGAAGATGGCGATATAATCTTTCAGACTTCACTCTCGGCTCAGAGTGAGGCTATTCAGCAAGCTACAAACTCAAAGTATTCTCACTGTGGCATTATTTATAAGAATAATGGTAGATTCTATGTCTATGAGGCTGCTGAAACTGTAAAGCTGACTCCTTTAGATGAGTGGGTAGCAAAGGGAAAGGATGGTCATTATGTAATCAAACGGCTAAGGATTGCAAATCAGATATTAACCTTTAACACGCTGAAGAAAATGAAAGAGGAGGGGGCTAAACTCTTAGGAAAAAGTTATGACTCTGCATTTGACTGGTCGGACGAAAAAATATACTGTTCTGAACTTGTCTGGAAAATTTATAAGCGAGGCGCAGAAGTTGAAGTTGGCAAGCTCCAGTACTTAAGAGACTTTGATTTGACAGGGGAAGAAGTCCAACAGAAACTAAAAGAACGTTACGGAGATAAAATACCGAAAGATGAGGTTGTAATTTCCCCCGCATCTATTTTTAATAGTAGTATGTTAGAGACGGTTATTTCTCATACTCTATAA
- a CDS encoding GatB/YqeY domain-containing protein produces the protein MNLFDKVSEDIKDAMRAKDKIRLEALRGIKKEFLEAKTAKGANDELSDEAATLILQKMVKQRKDSADIYKNQGREDLAGDELAQIAVIEAYLPKQLSQEELDARITEIIAQVGASSPADMGKVMGVATKALAGIAAGKAISETVKKLLNK, from the coding sequence ATGAACTTATTTGATAAAGTAAGCGAAGATATCAAAGACGCAATGCGCGCAAAGGACAAAATAAGACTAGAGGCGTTGCGAGGAATAAAAAAAGAATTTCTTGAAGCAAAAACAGCGAAAGGAGCTAATGATGAATTATCTGACGAAGCAGCAACTCTTATCTTGCAAAAGATGGTGAAGCAACGTAAAGACAGCGCAGATATATACAAAAATCAGGGTCGTGAAGATCTGGCGGGAGATGAATTAGCACAGATTGCTGTTATAGAAGCATATCTGCCAAAGCAATTATCACAAGAAGAACTGGATGCAAGAATCACCGAAATTATAGCTCAGGTAGGAGCTTCATCTCCTGCTGATATGGGTAAAGTGATGGGGGTAGCCACAAAAGCTCTTGCAGGTATTGCTGCCGGAAAAGCTATTTCTGAAACAGTAAAAAAGCTGTTGAATAAATAA
- the ftsZ gene encoding cell division protein FtsZ produces MDEKILDFQFPRKTQTIIKVIGVGGGGGNAVNHMFNEGIHDVSFALCNTDNQALCESPVETRVQLGRKTTEGLGAGNRPEVAKAAAEESREDLEKLLGDGTKMVFITAGMGGGTGTGAAPVVARIAKDMGILTVGIVTIPFVFEGRKKIIQALKGVENIARNVDALLVINNERLIDIYADLTIPNAFAKADDTLTIAAKGIAEIITVHGHINLDFADVKTILKDGGVAIMSSGRGEGENRVEDAIVNALHSPLLNNNDVFDAKKILFNIYSSEEEPLIVEEMEAVANFMKRFGPEIEVIWGTAIDKNLGKQVKITLLATGFGMSSIPGMESDLIEIDEEEEEERIRQEEEEKRRINEMIEKHYGKDGVQTVAVRSSFFGQKPIILSTDELDNDKIIDALENTPVFKRDEKFNPSEYKPEMKKQGGLFND; encoded by the coding sequence ATGGATGAAAAAATACTGGATTTTCAATTCCCAAGAAAAACTCAGACAATCATAAAGGTTATAGGTGTAGGTGGTGGTGGTGGTAACGCCGTAAATCACATGTTTAATGAAGGTATACATGATGTATCGTTTGCATTGTGCAATACCGATAATCAAGCATTGTGCGAATCTCCGGTAGAAACACGAGTCCAACTGGGAAGAAAAACCACGGAAGGACTTGGAGCAGGAAACCGCCCCGAGGTTGCAAAAGCAGCGGCAGAAGAGAGCCGTGAAGATTTGGAAAAACTATTGGGAGACGGAACCAAAATGGTATTTATCACTGCCGGAATGGGAGGTGGTACCGGAACAGGAGCAGCCCCTGTAGTAGCCCGTATTGCTAAAGATATGGGAATACTTACAGTTGGTATCGTTACCATACCATTTGTATTCGAAGGCCGTAAAAAGATTATACAAGCACTGAAAGGTGTAGAAAATATAGCACGCAACGTTGATGCACTGCTTGTGATCAACAATGAGAGACTGATTGATATCTATGCCGACCTGACTATCCCCAATGCTTTTGCAAAAGCTGACGATACGCTGACAATAGCAGCTAAAGGTATCGCGGAGATAATCACAGTACACGGACATATAAATCTGGACTTTGCCGATGTGAAAACCATCTTGAAAGATGGCGGTGTAGCCATTATGAGTAGCGGACGAGGCGAAGGAGAAAATCGTGTGGAAGATGCAATTGTAAATGCGCTTCACTCTCCATTATTGAATAACAATGATGTATTTGATGCCAAGAAGATTCTATTTAATATCTATTCGAGCGAAGAAGAACCGCTCATAGTAGAAGAGATGGAAGCTGTTGCCAACTTTATGAAGCGCTTTGGCCCAGAGATAGAAGTTATTTGGGGTACTGCTATAGATAAAAATCTAGGCAAGCAGGTAAAAATAACTTTGCTGGCCACAGGATTCGGTATGTCGAGCATCCCGGGCATGGAAAGTGATCTTATCGAAATTGATGAGGAAGAAGAGGAAGAAAGAATCAGGCAGGAAGAAGAAGAAAAACGCCGCATCAACGAAATGATTGAAAAACATTACGGAAAAGATGGCGTGCAAACTGTAGCTGTCCGTTCCTCGTTTTTCGGCCAAAAGCCAATTATCCTATCTACAGATGAATTGGATAATGATAAGATTATTGACGCTTTGGAAAATACTCCGGTATTCAAACGTGATGAGAAATTCAACCCAAGCGAATACAAACCGGAAATGAAGAAACAAGGTGGCCTTTTTAATGACTAA
- the ftsA gene encoding cell division protein FtsA, whose protein sequence is MEQSGFIVGIDLGTSKIVGVLGRKNEQGVISILASECIPADSCVKYGTIYNIDDAAGKIKGLIHLLENKTGKKIGKAYVSVAGKSLRAIEHKETKLLDGNTPITFAILDGMEQQAKLNKPDFFANYSVLAPEYYLDGQYEEDPIDKVASVIEGHYRLVIGRPNIKSNLAKSTEKAQIDIAGFIVGPVAAGALVLEEQDRQAGCALVDFGAGTTTLSIYKGGLLRYMAVIPFGGRTITKDIQGLGFVFESAETYKIRYAKLGKEKARPTSDTSADIDLRELNKVIQLRQDEIILNVIHQIKESGFGDKLDAGIIIIGGASQITGLEEYFADKAQLPVKRATPKRVYINNAAELLQNPVYTQALSLLLFANENCERKEAFRPEPVPVQQTTPTPPAPEIEEEEDEEEAPKPKKGKKDKNKGQTSLFRFFEKVQNFGGTVFNDEE, encoded by the coding sequence ATGGAACAATCAGGATTTATTGTAGGTATTGACCTTGGCACATCAAAAATTGTTGGTGTACTGGGACGTAAGAATGAACAAGGCGTTATTTCCATCTTGGCATCGGAATGTATACCTGCCGATTCATGTGTAAAATATGGGACAATATATAATATAGATGATGCCGCCGGCAAAATCAAAGGACTTATTCACCTGTTAGAAAACAAGACAGGGAAGAAAATAGGAAAAGCTTATGTTTCTGTTGCCGGAAAATCACTTCGGGCAATAGAACACAAAGAGACTAAATTGCTCGATGGCAACACTCCTATTACATTTGCCATACTCGACGGAATGGAACAGCAAGCTAAGCTGAACAAACCTGATTTCTTTGCCAACTATAGCGTACTTGCTCCTGAATACTACCTTGACGGACAATACGAAGAAGACCCGATTGATAAGGTTGCTTCTGTAATTGAAGGTCATTATCGTTTGGTTATCGGACGCCCTAATATAAAGAGCAATCTTGCAAAAAGTACAGAGAAGGCTCAGATTGATATTGCCGGATTTATTGTAGGGCCTGTAGCCGCAGGTGCTCTCGTTCTGGAAGAACAAGACAGACAAGCTGGATGTGCTCTGGTCGATTTTGGCGCAGGCACCACTACATTATCCATATACAAGGGTGGATTGCTTCGCTATATGGCAGTTATTCCGTTCGGAGGACGTACGATTACGAAAGATATTCAGGGATTAGGCTTTGTATTCGAATCTGCCGAAACATATAAAATACGTTATGCAAAATTAGGTAAAGAAAAAGCAAGACCAACCAGTGATACTTCAGCCGATATAGACCTCAGAGAGTTGAACAAAGTGATACAACTACGTCAGGACGAGATTATCTTGAACGTGATTCATCAGATAAAAGAGTCAGGATTTGGAGATAAACTGGATGCCGGAATTATTATAATAGGTGGAGCATCGCAAATTACAGGGCTGGAAGAATACTTTGCAGACAAAGCACAACTTCCGGTAAAGCGGGCAACACCAAAACGTGTATATATTAATAATGCAGCCGAATTATTGCAAAATCCGGTATATACACAGGCTCTTAGCTTACTGCTTTTTGCAAATGAGAATTGCGAAAGGAAGGAAGCTTTCAGACCGGAACCTGTACCGGTTCAACAAACAACTCCTACTCCACCTGCTCCCGAAATTGAGGAAGAAGAGGATGAGGAAGAAGCTCCTAAGCCTAAAAAGGGAAAGAAAGATAAAAACAAAGGGCAAACATCGCTCTTTAGGTTCTTCGAAAAAGTACAAAACTTTGGAGGAACAGTATTCAACGATGAAGAATAA
- a CDS encoding cell division protein FtsQ/DivIB: MIKKILVIGGICLLAGYLIFSAFYFEKKPQDDFCTSFEVEIKNSAEGNKFIETKDIVSYIKDKGLDPTGKQLKNINTNKIEEAIMANQLIKEANVFVTNNRAVKAVIEERKPILRVISSLGGNYYIDNTGNKMPLSNRSTAYLPIATGAIKEEFAKTDLYKFALFLHNDEFWNAQIEQIVVLPNQDIKLIPRVGDHQVILGSVDGCKEKLAKLLTFYQNGLNETGWNKYSVINLKFNKQVVCTKR; this comes from the coding sequence ATGATAAAAAAAATATTAGTCATCGGAGGAATATGCCTTCTTGCAGGCTATCTTATTTTCTCGGCTTTTTATTTCGAAAAAAAGCCGCAGGATGACTTTTGTACAAGTTTTGAAGTAGAAATAAAAAATAGCGCCGAAGGCAATAAGTTTATCGAAACAAAAGATATTGTAAGTTATATCAAAGATAAAGGACTTGACCCTACAGGCAAACAATTAAAAAACATTAATACAAACAAGATAGAGGAGGCCATAATGGCCAATCAGCTGATAAAAGAAGCCAACGTATTTGTTACAAACAATAGAGCCGTAAAAGCCGTAATTGAAGAGCGGAAGCCGATTCTGCGTGTTATAAGCAGCCTCGGAGGAAACTATTATATAGATAATACGGGCAATAAAATGCCTCTTTCTAATCGCTCTACGGCATACCTCCCTATAGCAACAGGAGCAATAAAAGAAGAGTTTGCAAAGACCGACTTATATAAATTTGCATTATTTTTGCATAATGATGAGTTTTGGAATGCACAAATTGAACAAATAGTCGTACTACCTAACCAGGATATTAAATTAATACCCCGTGTCGGTGATCATCAGGTCATACTAGGCAGTGTGGACGGATGTAAAGAGAAGCTTGCCAAATTGCTCACCTTTTATCAAAACGGGCTTAACGAGACCGGGTGGAATAAATATTCAGTCATAAATCTGAAGTTTAACAAACAAGTTGTTTGTACAAAACGTTGA
- the murC gene encoding UDP-N-acetylmuramate--L-alanine ligase — translation MNNIKAVYFIGIGGIGMSNLARYFMSKGKKVAGYDRTETPLTKELVKEGAEIHYSDSVSLIPEYCKDKDTTLVVYTPAVPSENEEVIYFHEQNFTIQKRAQVLGTITKSSKALCCAGTHGKTTTSSMLAHILKQSHLDCNAFLGGILKNYSSNLMLSDKSEFTVIEADEYDRSFHWLHPYMALITSVDPDHLDIYGTEEEYLKSFEKFTTLIQQGGALVMKHNIKLSPKVGEGVKVYTYSEDKGDFHAKNIKIGNGEIRFDFVTPKEVIDNIQLGVPVRINIENSIGAMALAWLNGATPDELRHAMLTFQGAKRRFDFILKTDKIVMIDDYAHHPQELAASITSVKELYPDRKVTGVFQPHLYSRTKDFADEFAKSLSLLDELILLDIYPAREKPIEGVTSKIIFDKVTCPKTLCNKQELLTLLENKNNIEVLLTVGAGDIDQLLEAIKDVLKEK, via the coding sequence ATGAATAATATAAAAGCAGTATATTTCATCGGAATCGGTGGTATCGGGATGAGCAATCTGGCTCGCTATTTTATGTCGAAAGGTAAAAAGGTAGCAGGGTATGATCGTACCGAAACACCATTGACAAAAGAGCTGGTAAAAGAAGGCGCAGAAATTCACTATTCGGATAGTGTAAGCCTGATACCGGAATACTGCAAAGACAAGGATACGACATTAGTGGTTTATACGCCGGCTGTTCCATCCGAGAACGAAGAGGTTATATATTTCCACGAGCAGAATTTTACTATCCAGAAGCGTGCTCAGGTTTTAGGAACTATCACCAAATCGAGCAAAGCACTCTGTTGTGCAGGAACACACGGAAAGACAACAACATCAAGTATGCTGGCTCACATCCTTAAACAATCGCACCTCGATTGTAATGCTTTCTTAGGCGGTATACTAAAAAATTATAGCAGCAATCTGATGCTTTCAGACAAGAGTGAGTTTACCGTTATCGAAGCTGATGAGTATGACCGCTCTTTCCACTGGCTGCATCCGTATATGGCTCTTATTACCTCTGTAGACCCAGATCATTTGGATATCTACGGAACGGAAGAAGAGTATCTCAAAAGCTTTGAGAAATTCACCACCCTCATTCAACAAGGAGGAGCGTTGGTGATGAAACACAATATAAAACTTTCACCCAAAGTTGGAGAAGGAGTTAAGGTATATACCTACTCTGAAGATAAAGGCGATTTCCATGCAAAGAACATAAAAATAGGCAACGGTGAAATTCGCTTCGACTTTGTTACTCCAAAGGAAGTAATAGACAACATACAACTTGGCGTTCCTGTAAGAATAAATATAGAGAATAGCATCGGAGCAATGGCTCTGGCATGGCTCAATGGTGCTACACCTGACGAACTGAGACATGCAATGCTCACATTTCAGGGAGCAAAACGTCGTTTCGATTTTATCCTTAAAACAGATAAGATCGTGATGATAGACGACTATGCGCACCACCCTCAGGAACTAGCTGCAAGCATTACTTCTGTTAAGGAGTTATATCCTGACCGCAAGGTTACAGGAGTTTTTCAGCCTCACCTCTATAGTCGGACAAAAGATTTTGCCGATGAGTTTGCAAAGAGTCTTTCTTTGCTTGACGAACTCATTTTACTGGATATATATCCTGCAAGGGAAAAACCGATAGAAGGTGTGACATCAAAAATAATTTTCGACAAGGTTACCTGTCCTAAAACATTGTGTAACAAGCAAGAATTATTAACTTTATTGGAAAATAAAAATAATATTGAGGTTCTATTAACAGTCGGAGCAGGAGATATCGATCAATTGTTGGAAGCAATAAAAGACGTTTTAAAAGAGAAATGA
- the murG gene encoding undecaprenyldiphospho-muramoylpentapeptide beta-N-acetylglucosaminyltransferase: MKNLRVIISGGGTGGHIFPAIAIANTIKKRYADSEILFVGAEGRMEMEKVPNAGYKIEGLNVVGISRKNPIKIFSTIWKFQKSLNRASKIIKEFKPDIVIGVGGYASGPTLYKASKLGIPTLIQEQNSYAGITNKFLGKKASSICVAYENMERFFPKDKIVMTGNPCREELLSSNITKEDAYTEFNLNPNKKTILVVGGSLGSRTINKSIFSGIEALSESDIQIIWQCGKLYFFELNMDLASKGNPQNIHIHEFISRMDLAYKAADLVISRAGASSISELCLLGKPVILVPSPNVSEDHQTKNAMALVNKDAAILIKDIEANDLLVKTALETIKDKDKLKTLSENILKLAQHDSANRIVDEAIGLIK, translated from the coding sequence ATGAAAAATCTGAGAGTTATTATTAGCGGAGGTGGAACAGGAGGTCATATATTTCCGGCAATAGCTATTGCTAACACCATCAAAAAACGTTACGCTGACTCCGAAATACTTTTTGTGGGAGCCGAAGGACGCATGGAAATGGAAAAAGTTCCAAACGCAGGATACAAAATAGAAGGGTTAAATGTAGTCGGGATTAGCAGAAAAAATCCGATCAAGATATTTTCTACAATCTGGAAATTTCAGAAAAGCCTCAATCGGGCTAGCAAAATCATAAAAGAATTTAAGCCTGATATCGTGATTGGCGTGGGAGGATATGCCAGTGGCCCAACGTTGTATAAGGCAAGTAAACTAGGTATCCCGACCCTCATTCAAGAGCAAAATTCGTATGCCGGAATTACAAACAAGTTCTTAGGCAAGAAGGCTTCCAGTATCTGTGTTGCCTACGAAAATATGGAAAGATTCTTTCCGAAAGATAAAATAGTGATGACCGGCAACCCTTGTCGTGAAGAATTATTATCATCGAATATAACGAAAGAAGATGCCTATACAGAGTTTAACCTCAACCCGAATAAAAAAACGATTCTGGTTGTAGGTGGCAGCCTTGGTTCGAGAACAATAAACAAAAGTATCTTTAGCGGAATAGAAGCTTTGTCAGAGTCAGACATACAAATCATTTGGCAATGTGGAAAACTATACTTTTTCGAACTGAATATGGATCTGGCATCGAAAGGGAATCCACAGAATATTCATATCCATGAATTCATTTCCCGAATGGATTTAGCATATAAAGCAGCCGATTTGGTCATCTCAAGAGCAGGTGCAAGCTCTATCTCCGAACTATGCTTGTTGGGCAAACCGGTTATTCTTGTTCCTTCTCCAAATGTATCGGAAGATCATCAAACCAAAAATGCAATGGCTCTGGTAAACAAAGATGCCGCTATCCTCATAAAGGATATTGAAGCGAACGATTTGCTGGTTAAAACAGCTTTGGAGACAATAAAGGATAAGGATAAATTAAAAACTCTGTCAGAAAATATTTTAAAATTGGCGCAACATGATTCGGCAAACCGGATTGTAGATGAAGCAATAGGACTAATAAAGTGA